One Natronolimnobius sp. AArcel1 DNA window includes the following coding sequences:
- a CDS encoding valine--tRNA ligase, with protein MSATSIHRATTGIFDDRPRQHHGDDGSTTPRAGGESMSMDAPEQEDETGGKASLEGGYEPEAVESRWQDRWVDEEVYAYEGDPERDPNTTYAIDTPPPTVSGSLHMGHLYGSTLQDFAARFQRMADGEVLFPFGYDDNGIASERLTEEELDIRHQDYERREFQELCRKVCAEYEAEFTDKMQDLGTSIDWNNTYKTIEPRVQRISQLSFLDLYEKGREYRKKAPAIWCPECETAISQVETEDDERGSHFNDIAFELASDGTDRDEFIISTTRPELIPACVSVFVHPDDDENQDLVGETATIPIFGHEVPIIADERVDMEKGSGVVMCCTFGDQNDIEWYQAHDLPLRVAIDESATMTDLAGDYEGMSTEEAREAIVEDLDDEGYLRDRWEITHAVGVHERCDTPVEYRVSKQWYVEILDHKEDYLEAGQEMDWYPEKMFTRYKHWIEGLEWDWLISRQRDSGIPFPVWYCAECDHEVMAEKADLPVDPLSDKPPVDACPECGADEFEPEEDVFDTWATSSLTPLINAGWDWDEENEEFAMANPELYPFDLRPQGHDIISFWLFHTIVKCYEHTGEVPFDATLINGHVLDENREKMSKSRGNVVAPDEVLADYPVDAVRFWAASAAVGDDFPYQEKDLRAGEKLLRKLWNASKLVDTLAPAAPEKPDDLEPIDRWLLAELDDAVAELTTQFEAYEFAKARDRLRTFFWNTFCDDYLEIAKGREENPSTQYALRTAHRTFLELWAPFLPHITEEIWQAVYAGEARDADLEDASIHTREWPEPQGYDADLEAGETAIEVISALRRYKSENQLALNADLESVAVYGPIEGFEDAIQDVMHVQDLEVLAEEPEVTTEIASIDLDYSTLGPKFGSKVGDIDAGIDSGEYDLETDDDGTATALHVADEELENDLFEIERERTYSGDGEMIETESAVVILE; from the coding sequence TTGTCCGCGACCAGCATTCACCGAGCAACGACCGGTATCTTCGATGACCGACCACGACAACACCACGGCGACGACGGATCGACGACGCCCCGCGCGGGCGGTGAGAGCATGAGCATGGACGCGCCCGAACAGGAAGACGAGACGGGCGGGAAAGCCAGTCTCGAGGGCGGCTACGAGCCCGAGGCAGTCGAATCGCGCTGGCAGGACCGCTGGGTCGACGAGGAGGTCTACGCCTACGAAGGCGATCCCGAGCGCGATCCGAACACGACCTACGCAATCGATACGCCACCGCCAACGGTCTCGGGCAGTCTGCACATGGGCCACCTGTATGGCTCGACGCTGCAGGATTTCGCCGCCCGATTCCAGCGAATGGCAGATGGCGAGGTGCTGTTTCCCTTTGGCTACGACGACAACGGCATCGCGAGCGAGCGCCTGACCGAAGAAGAACTGGACATCCGCCATCAGGACTACGAGCGCCGCGAGTTCCAGGAACTCTGTCGCAAAGTCTGTGCAGAGTACGAAGCCGAATTTACTGACAAGATGCAGGACCTCGGCACTTCGATCGACTGGAATAACACCTACAAGACGATCGAGCCACGTGTCCAGCGCATCTCGCAGCTATCCTTCCTCGACCTCTACGAGAAGGGCCGCGAGTACCGCAAGAAAGCGCCCGCGATCTGGTGTCCGGAGTGTGAGACCGCAATTTCGCAGGTCGAGACCGAAGACGACGAGCGCGGCTCGCACTTCAATGACATTGCCTTCGAATTAGCGTCCGACGGCACCGACCGAGACGAGTTCATAATCTCGACAACGCGACCCGAACTCATCCCGGCCTGCGTCTCCGTCTTCGTCCACCCCGACGACGACGAGAATCAGGATCTGGTCGGCGAGACAGCCACAATTCCAATCTTCGGCCACGAAGTGCCGATCATCGCCGACGAACGCGTCGACATGGAGAAAGGCAGCGGCGTCGTGATGTGCTGTACCTTCGGCGACCAGAACGACATCGAGTGGTACCAGGCCCACGACCTGCCACTGCGTGTCGCCATCGACGAGTCCGCGACGATGACCGACCTCGCCGGCGACTACGAGGGCATGTCCACCGAGGAAGCCCGCGAGGCCATCGTCGAGGACCTGGACGATGAGGGCTATCTACGCGACCGCTGGGAGATCACCCACGCCGTCGGCGTCCACGAACGCTGTGACACCCCCGTCGAGTACCGCGTCTCCAAGCAGTGGTACGTCGAAATACTGGATCACAAGGAGGACTATCTCGAGGCCGGCCAGGAGATGGACTGGTACCCCGAGAAGATGTTCACCCGCTACAAACACTGGATCGAAGGTCTCGAGTGGGACTGGCTGATCTCTCGTCAGCGCGACTCGGGGATTCCGTTCCCGGTCTGGTACTGCGCCGAGTGCGATCACGAGGTCATGGCGGAAAAAGCGGACCTGCCGGTCGATCCGCTGTCCGACAAGCCGCCAGTTGACGCGTGTCCAGAGTGTGGCGCAGACGAGTTTGAGCCTGAAGAGGACGTCTTCGACACCTGGGCAACCTCCTCACTGACGCCGCTGATCAACGCCGGCTGGGACTGGGACGAAGAGAATGAGGAGTTCGCGATGGCCAATCCCGAACTCTACCCCTTCGATCTTCGCCCACAGGGCCACGACATCATCTCGTTCTGGTTGTTCCACACCATCGTCAAGTGCTACGAACACACCGGCGAGGTGCCCTTCGATGCGACGCTGATCAACGGCCACGTTCTCGACGAAAACCGCGAGAAGATGTCCAAATCGCGGGGCAACGTCGTCGCACCTGACGAGGTGCTTGCCGACTATCCTGTCGACGCTGTCCGTTTCTGGGCCGCAAGCGCCGCCGTCGGCGACGACTTCCCATATCAGGAGAAAGATCTCCGTGCCGGCGAGAAACTCCTGCGAAAGCTCTGGAACGCCTCGAAGCTCGTTGACACGCTCGCACCCGCAGCCCCCGAGAAGCCAGACGATCTCGAGCCGATCGATCGCTGGCTCCTTGCCGAGTTGGACGACGCCGTCGCCGAACTCACCACCCAGTTCGAAGCGTACGAGTTCGCCAAGGCCCGTGACCGCCTGCGCACGTTCTTCTGGAACACCTTCTGTGACGACTACTTAGAGATCGCCAAAGGCCGCGAAGAGAATCCGTCGACGCAGTACGCACTGCGGACCGCCCACCGGACCTTCCTCGAGTTATGGGCACCGTTCCTGCCACACATTACGGAAGAGATCTGGCAGGCAGTGTACGCTGGCGAAGCACGAGACGCCGACCTCGAGGACGCCAGCATCCACACGCGCGAGTGGCCCGAGCCACAGGGGTACGACGCCGACCTCGAGGCTGGCGAGACCGCAATCGAAGTGATCTCCGCGCTTCGGCGATACAAAAGTGAGAACCAACTGGCGCTGAACGCCGACCTCGAGTCGGTCGCCGTCTACGGCCCAATCGAGGGCTTCGAGGATGCCATTCAGGACGTGATGCACGTCCAAGACCTCGAGGTGCTCGCTGAGGAACCCGAGGTCACCACCGAAATCGCCTCCATCGATCTCGACTACTCGACGCTCGGGCCGAAATTCGGCTCCAAGGTTGGCGACATCGACGCCGGCATCGACAGCGGCGAGTACGACCTCGAGACTGACGACGATGGTACCGCAACCGCACTCCACGTTGCAGATGAGGAACTCGAGAACGACCTCTTCGAAATCGAGCGCGAGCGAACCTACTCGGGCGATGGCGAGATGATCGAAACCGAGTCGGCAGTCGTCATCCTCGAGTAG
- a CDS encoding DUF1405 domain-containing protein has protein sequence MSATTGLADREPLPKYLAPVPKTIEDLGLRFAWLVVAINLAGTVFGFWYYSGQFAATPAAMWPWVPDSPMATLLIALAIAAWKLGHELPWLTALAFFGNIILGLWTPYTLLVFYETYAAQTHPLMFQFLFWSHLAMVVQAFVLHRITDFPVWAVGVALVWYASNLVVDYFIPVLEGPHGVHHTTIPVAQDAPMFLGADALGVVAAGEVTFTLLALFLALATAVKKCQTAHEQS, from the coding sequence ATGTCTGCGACGACCGGGCTGGCCGACCGTGAGCCGTTGCCGAAGTACCTCGCGCCCGTCCCGAAGACCATCGAGGACCTCGGGCTCCGGTTTGCGTGGCTCGTCGTCGCGATCAATCTCGCGGGGACGGTCTTTGGCTTCTGGTACTACTCCGGGCAGTTCGCGGCGACACCGGCTGCGATGTGGCCCTGGGTTCCCGACAGCCCGATGGCAACGTTGCTGATCGCGCTTGCGATTGCCGCGTGGAAACTCGGGCACGAACTCCCGTGGCTGACTGCCCTCGCCTTTTTCGGGAACATTATTCTCGGGCTCTGGACGCCCTACACGCTGCTCGTCTTCTACGAGACGTACGCCGCCCAGACACATCCGCTCATGTTCCAGTTTCTGTTCTGGAGCCACCTCGCGATGGTCGTCCAGGCGTTCGTCCTCCACCGCATCACCGACTTTCCCGTCTGGGCCGTCGGCGTCGCGCTCGTCTGGTACGCGAGCAATCTGGTCGTTGACTACTTTATCCCCGTTCTCGAGGGACCCCACGGCGTCCATCACACGACGATTCCAGTTGCGCAGGATGCACCCATGTTCCTCGGGGCGGACGCACTCGGCGTCGTCGCTGCCGGCGAAGTGACGTTTACCCTCCTCGCGCTCTTTCTCGCACTTGCAACAGCGGTTAAAAAGTGCCAAACCGCACACGAACAGTCCTGA